A section of the Humulus lupulus chromosome 2, drHumLupu1.1, whole genome shotgun sequence genome encodes:
- the LOC133817956 gene encoding ethylene-responsive transcription factor ERN2-like — MARKRKATTSEGVEDKSSSEETMAWDEMVKEATAAAALGGARRARKRFVGVRQRPSGRWVAEIKDTIQKIRVWLGTFDTAEEAARAYDEAACLLRGANTRTNFWPCSSSSSSSPALPSKITNLLLQRLKARNNTTNINKNTPVSSSFVPIINNHQQQNQQIDACHEEPIDFSDAQFTDFLTDPEDYTASNLTDMTNNSISSATIDYMTSSFESCLTDQREDCREREHDEGLDYNLSDGSGQTSSGEYGHSRVEGEEEEEEDGEEQGTGYHELSAMDFQFVDDVDQSTCNYSPFEITGEIEESMEEAAETFLDEPSMLREAMKRMKYERKFSASLYAFNGIPECLRIKIGAGNMNGRVMSESDQLRNLKIACNTNKEEMAKEEHVQLMEKKEEEEPESSNDSGSSSSDISDDGELMSLWSSLDLPPICFVN, encoded by the coding sequence ATGGCAAGGAAGAGAAAAGCTACTACTAGTGAAGGAGTGGAAGACAAAAGCTCTAGTGAAGAAACTATGGCTTGGGATGAGATGGTGAAGGAAGCTACAGCAGCTGCTGCACTGGGCGGAGCTCGAAGAGCTCGAAAGCGCTTTGTTGGTGTCCGGCAAAGGCCATCTGGCAGATGGGTGGCTGAGATTAAGGACACCATACAGAAGATAAGGGTATGGTTAGGCACATTTGATACAGCTGAGGAAGCAGCCAGGGCCTATGATGAGGCTGCTTGCTTGCTTCGTGGAGCCAATACTCGCACAAACTTCTGGCCTTgttcctcttcatcatcttcatctcCAGCTCTTCCCTCCAAGATCACAAACCTTCTTCTCCAAAGGCTCAAAGCAAGAAACAACACCACCAACATCAACAAGAACACTCCAGTCTCATCTTCTTTTGTGCCTATCATCAACAACCACCAGCAACAAAATCAACAAATTGATGCTTGTCATGAGGAACCAATAGATTTCTCAGATGCCCAATTCACTGATTTTCTCACTGACCCGGAAGATTACACCGCTAGCAACCTTACTGACATGACCAATAATAGCATTAGCTCAGCCACCATTGACTACATGACATCAAGTTTTGAGTCATGTTTAACCGACCAAAGAGAAGATTGCAGAGAAAGAGAGCATGATGAGGGTTTGGATTACAACCTGAGTGATGGCTCAGGACAGACTTCGAGTGGCGAGTATGGACACTCTAGAGTCGAaggcgaagaagaagaagaagaagatggagagGAACAAGGAACTGGATATCATGAGCTGAGTGCCATGGATTTCCAGTTTGTGGATGATGTTGATCAATCAACTTGCAACTATTCTCCTTTTGAGATTACTGGAGAGATAGAGGAGTCAATGGAGGAGGCTGCTGAGACTTTTTTGGACGAGCCCTCCATGCTTAGAGAGGCCATGAAGAGAATGAAATATGAGAGAAAGTTCTCGGCTTCTCTCTACGCCTTCAATGGAATACCAGAATGCTTGAGGATAAAGATTGGAGCAGGCAATATGAATGGAAGAGTAATGTCTGAGTCTGACCAACTAAGGAACCTAAAAATTGCTTGTAACACAAACAAAGAAGAGATGGCCAAGGAAGAACATGTACAACTAatggagaagaaagaagaggaagaaCCAGAAAGCTCAAATGACTCGGGCTCTTCCTCCTCTGATATCAGTGACGATGGTGAACTCATGTCCCTTTGGAGCTCCCTTGATCTTCCACCTATCTGCTTTGTCAACTAA
- the LOC133817958 gene encoding CSC1-like protein HYP1: MILSALLTSVGINLGLCFLFFTLYSVLRKQPWNVAIYAPRLVAEGESQQTDDFNFERLLPTAGWVRNAWEPSDEQLISTLGLDAVVFTRIFVFSLKVFTFAAVIGIFVLLPVNYLGSQLEIDFSDFANKSLDSFSISNVNDGSKWLWVHFCAAYVFTGVVCYFLYDEHCYISSKRIAYFYSSELKPDQFTILVRAIPVSSESSCSETVETFFTEYHPSTYHSHAVIRRTSKLQGLISDAEKMYKKLADLKLTQCEHRLKRDGFMGIFGRKVDLLDKYEKKLEDLEDKVRMEQSSLAGKEVHAAFVSFKSRLGAAVALHIPQSDNPTEWITEKAPEPKDVHWPFFSASFLKRWICKLVVIVACAALTILFLIPVALVQGLTHLDQLETWFPFLKGVLKLTVVSQVITGYLPSLILQQFLSFVPPIMIILSSIQGYISFSQIENSACNKVLWFTIWNIFFANVLSGSALYQVNVFLEPKNIPKVLAEAVPAQAAFFIAYVVTSGWTSISSELFRLMPLLCSYIKRVFAAGKSNDEFEVPSISYHSEIPRLLFFGLLGVTYFFLAPLILPFLLVYYCMGYIVYRNQLLNVYSPKYETGGKFWPIMHYSTIFSLILMHVIAIGLFGLKKVPLAASLIVPLPVLTLLFNEYIRKRFVPIFKAYPVESLVKKDKEDLNNPATAEFYDKLVDAYRDPSLLSRRTRNSNGHNSPLLHSAEA; this comes from the exons ATGATTCTTTCGGCTCTGCTGACCTCCGTCGGAATCAATCTAGGTCTCTGCTTTCTCTTTTTCACTCTCTACTCTGTTCTCAGAAAGCAACCATGGAATGTCGCCATCTACGCCCCGCGCTTGGTGGCCGAGGGTGAATCTCAACAAACTGATGACTTCAACTTCGAGAGGCTGTTACCTACGGCTGGTTGGGTCAGAAACGCATGGGAGCCTTCTGATGAACAACTCATCTCCACCTTGGGCTTGGATGCTGTGGTTTTTACTCGTATTTTTGTATTCAG TTTGAAAGTGTTTACATTTGCGGCTGTTATTGGGATCTTCGTTCTACTTCCGGTTAATTATCTGGGGAGTCAGCTTGAGATTGATTTTTCTGACTTCGCCAACAAGTCTTTGGATTCTTTCAGTATTTCCAATGTCAATGATGGCTCAAAGTG GTTGTGGGTTCACTTTTGTGCTGCATATGTTTTTACTGGAGTTGTCTGCTACTTTCTTTATGAT GAGCATTGTTATATTTCATCAAAAAGGATTGCTTACTTCTATTCATCTGAACTTAAGCCTGATCAATTTACAATCTTAGTTCGAGCTATTCCTGTATCATCTGAGAGCAGCTGTAGTGAAACTGTTGAGACATTTTTTACTGAGTATCATCCCTCTACTTATCATTCACATGCAGTAATTCGTCGAACCAGCAAACTTCAAGGTCTCATA aGTGATGCTGAGAAGATGTACAAAAAGCTTGCCGATCTTAAACTCACACAATGTGAGCACAGGTTAAAGCGTGATGGCTTTATGGGGATATTTGGGCGAAAAGTTGACCTTTTGGATAAATATGAAAAGAAGTTGGAAGATTTGGAAGATAAAGTAAGAATGGAGCAGTCTTCATTGGCAGGAAAG GAAGTTCATGCTGCTTTTGTTTCATTCAAGTCACGACTGGGTGCTGCAGTAGCTCTGCACATCCCACAAAGTGACAATCCCACTGAGTGGATTACTGAGAAAGCTCCAGAACCCAAAGATGTTCACTGGCCTTTTTTTTCTGCATCTTTTCTAAAAAGATGGATCTGCAAGCTTGTGGTGATTGTTGCATGTGCTGCCCTTACAATTCTTTTCCTTATTCCCGTTGCTTTAGTTCAAGGTCTTACTCATCTCGACCAGTTAGAAACCTGGTTCCCTTTTCTAAAAGGCGTACTGAAATT AACGGTTGTCAGTCAAGTCATTACAGGATACCTTCCCAGTCTTATTCTTCAGCAGTTCTTATCTTTTGTGCCACCTATCATGATAATCTTATCTTCCATCCAAGGATACATCTCATTTAGTCAGATAGAAAATAGTGCATGCAATAAGGTACTCTGGTTTACTATATGGAACATTTTCTTTGCCAATGTACTATCAGGATCAGCTCTCTATCAGGTCAATGTCTTTCTTGAGCCCAAAAATATTCCTAAGGTACTTGCTGAAGCAGTGCCAGCGCAG GCGGCATTTTTCATTGCATATGTTGTTACTTCTGGATGGACCAGTATATCATCAGAACTTTTCCGACTGATGCCCCTGCTTTGCAGTTATATAAAACGAGTATTTGCAGCAGGAAAATCTAATGATGAATTTGAGGTTCCATCAATTTCATATCACAGTGAAATTCCGAGGCTCCTCTTCTTTGGACTCCTGGGTGTGACATACTTTTTCCTAGCTCCACTTATTCTACCATTTCTTTTGGTTTACTATTGTATGGGATATATCGTCTACCGCAACCAG CTGTTGAATGTATACTCTCCCAAATATGAAACTGGCGGCAAGTTTTGGCCAATCATGCACTACTCAACAATTTTTTCTCTGATACTCATGCATGTCATTGCGATTGGTCTATTCGGCCTGAAAAAGGTTCCGCTGGCTGCCAGTTTGATTGTTCCTCTTCCAGTTCTAACACTTCTTTTCAATGAGTACATCCGGAAAAGATTTGTGCCAATATTCAAAGCTTATCCTGTTGAG AGTTTGGTGAAGAAAGATAAAGAGGACCTGAATAATCCTGCCACGGCTGAATTTTATGATAAGCTAGTGGATGCATACAGAGATCCATCTCTGCTGTCTCGACGTACAAGAAACAGCAATGGACACAACTCTCCCCTACTTCATTCTGCCGAAGCCTGA